A genomic window from Solanum dulcamara chromosome 11, daSolDulc1.2, whole genome shotgun sequence includes:
- the LOC129873038 gene encoding endonuclease 1 isoform X1: MLRSTLLSIIFFLCLAFINQPGVEAWSKEGHMMTCRIAQDLLNNEAAQAVKMLLPEYVNGDLSALCVWPDQVRHWYKYRWTSSLHFIDTPDKACNFDYERDCHDQHGVKDMCVAGAIQNFTTQLSHYREGTSDRRYNMTEALLFLSHFMGDIHQPMHVGFTSDAGGNSIDLRWFRHKSNLHHVWDREIILTAAKDYYAKDVNLLEEDIEGNFTDGIWSDDLASWRECGNVFSCVNKFATESINIACKWGYKGVEAGETLSDDYFNSRLPIVMKRVAQGGVRLAMLLNNVFGVSQEEDSVAAT, encoded by the exons ATGTTGAGGTCAACTTTATTAAGCATTATTTTCTTTCTCTGTCTTGCTTTTATCAACCAGCCTGGTGTTGAAGCATGGAGCAAAGAGGGCCATATGATGACTTGTCGCATCGCGCAG GACTTGTTGAATAATGAGGCAGCTCAGGCAGTCAAGATGTTGTTGCCAGAATATGTTAACGGCGACTTATCGGCCCTCTGTGTGTGGCCGGACCAAGTCCGGCACTGGTATAAGTATAGGTGGACAAGCTCTCTACACTTCATTGATACCCCAGATAAAGCTTGCAACTTTGATTATGAAA GGGACTGTCATGATCAACATGGAGTGAAGGATATGTGTGTTGCTGGTGCAATTCAGAACTTTACTACTCAACTCTCTCACTACAGAGAGGGGACTTCCGATCGTCGAT ATAATATGACAGAAGCCTTGCTGTTCTTGTCACATTTCATGGGAGATATCCATCAA CCAATGCATGTTGGCTTTACAAGTGATGCTGGAGGAAACAGTATTGATTTGCGCTGGTTTAGACATAAATCAAACTTGCACCAT GTATGGGATAGAGAGATAATTCTAACAGCTGCCAAAGACTACTATGCAAAGGATGTAAATCTCCTTGAAGAAGACATTGAAGGAAACTTCACTGAC GGAATTTGGTCCGATGATCTTGCTTCTTGGAGAGAATGTGGCAATGTCTTTTCTTGTGTGAACAA GTTTGCAACGGAAAGTATAAATATAGCATGCAAATGGGGATACAAAGGTGTTGAAGCTGGTGAAACTTTATCAG ATGATTACTTTAATTCAAGACTTCCAATAGTGATGAAACGAGTAGCACAAGGTGGAGTACGATTAGCCATGCTTTTAAACAACGTTTTTGGAGTTTCTCAAGAAGAAGATTCAGTTGCTGCAACTTAA
- the LOC129873038 gene encoding endonuclease 1 isoform X2 encodes MMTCRIAQDLLNNEAAQAVKMLLPEYVNGDLSALCVWPDQVRHWYKYRWTSSLHFIDTPDKACNFDYERDCHDQHGVKDMCVAGAIQNFTTQLSHYREGTSDRRYNMTEALLFLSHFMGDIHQPMHVGFTSDAGGNSIDLRWFRHKSNLHHVWDREIILTAAKDYYAKDVNLLEEDIEGNFTDGIWSDDLASWRECGNVFSCVNKFATESINIACKWGYKGVEAGETLSDDYFNSRLPIVMKRVAQGGVRLAMLLNNVFGVSQEEDSVAAT; translated from the exons ATGATGACTTGTCGCATCGCGCAG GACTTGTTGAATAATGAGGCAGCTCAGGCAGTCAAGATGTTGTTGCCAGAATATGTTAACGGCGACTTATCGGCCCTCTGTGTGTGGCCGGACCAAGTCCGGCACTGGTATAAGTATAGGTGGACAAGCTCTCTACACTTCATTGATACCCCAGATAAAGCTTGCAACTTTGATTATGAAA GGGACTGTCATGATCAACATGGAGTGAAGGATATGTGTGTTGCTGGTGCAATTCAGAACTTTACTACTCAACTCTCTCACTACAGAGAGGGGACTTCCGATCGTCGAT ATAATATGACAGAAGCCTTGCTGTTCTTGTCACATTTCATGGGAGATATCCATCAA CCAATGCATGTTGGCTTTACAAGTGATGCTGGAGGAAACAGTATTGATTTGCGCTGGTTTAGACATAAATCAAACTTGCACCAT GTATGGGATAGAGAGATAATTCTAACAGCTGCCAAAGACTACTATGCAAAGGATGTAAATCTCCTTGAAGAAGACATTGAAGGAAACTTCACTGAC GGAATTTGGTCCGATGATCTTGCTTCTTGGAGAGAATGTGGCAATGTCTTTTCTTGTGTGAACAA GTTTGCAACGGAAAGTATAAATATAGCATGCAAATGGGGATACAAAGGTGTTGAAGCTGGTGAAACTTTATCAG ATGATTACTTTAATTCAAGACTTCCAATAGTGATGAAACGAGTAGCACAAGGTGGAGTACGATTAGCCATGCTTTTAAACAACGTTTTTGGAGTTTCTCAAGAAGAAGATTCAGTTGCTGCAACTTAA
- the LOC129873039 gene encoding endonuclease 4-like → MGGFELKWFVRLAVVLMMVQKILGWGKEGHYVICKIAEEYLTEDALAAVKVLLPDQAEGDLAAICSWADEVRRHYHYRWSSPLHYVDTPDFLCNYKYCRDCHDGHGHKDRCVTGAIYNYSTQLSQGYSDLNSEKYNLTEALMFLSHFVGDVHQPLHVGFTGDLGGNSIIVRWYRRKTNLHHVWDTMIIESALKTYYKSDIMLMTQALLRNITDEWSDDAPSWENCKELVCPDLYASESVRLACKFAYRNATPGSTLTDDYFLSRLPVVEKRLAQSGVRLAEVLNRIFTKNSSVAAQ, encoded by the exons ATGGGTGGGTTTGAGCTCAAATGGTTTGTAAGACTAGCTGTTGTTCTGATGATGGTTCAAAAAATTCTTGGTTGGGGAAAAGAAGGACACTATGTTATCTGCAAAATTGCTGAG GAATATCTAACAGAAGATGCTTTGGCTGCAGTCAAAGTATTACTCCCAGATCAAGCTGAAGGTGATCTTGCAGCTATCTGCTCCTGGGCTGATGAGGTTCGGCGCCACTATCACTACCGCTGGAGTTCTCCATTACATTATGTGGACACACCTGATTTCTTGTGCAATTACAAATATTGCC GAGACTGCCATGATGGGCATGGGCACAAGGACAGGTGTGTTACGGGAGCAATATACAACTACTCAACTCAACTTTCACAGGGATACAGTGATTTGAATTCAGAAAAAT ACAATTTGACTGAAGCACTTATGTTCTTGTCTCATTTTGTTGGTGACGTACATCAG CCTCTTCATGTTGGTTTCACTGGAGATCTTGGTGGAAACAGTATAATAGTTCGTTGGTACAGGAGGAAGACTAATTTGCACCAT GTATGGGataccatgattattgaatCTGCGTTAAAGACATACTACAAATCTGATATAATGTTAATGACACAAGCTCTTCTGAGAAACATCACT GATGAATGGTCCGATGATGCTCCATCTTGGGAAAATTGCAAGGAGCTGGTTTGTCCTGACCT GTATGCTTCTGAAAGTGTCCGTTTGGCCTGCAAGTTTGCCTACAGAAATGCAACCCCGGGAAGCACTTTAACAG ATGATTACTTCCTCTCTCGTCTTCCTGTTGTGGAGAAGAGGTTGGCGCAAAGTGGGGTCCGCTTGGCCGAAGTTCTCAACCGAATTTTCACTAAAAACTCATCAGTTGCTGCACAATGA
- the LOC129874620 gene encoding uncharacterized protein LOC129874620, translating to MKAVAITSPGGPEVLKVQQVEDPQIKDDEVLIKISATALNRADTLQRQGKYPPPKGDSEYPGLECSGTVEAVGKDVTRWKIGDQVCALIGGGGYAEKVAVPTGQVLPIPSGVSLQDAASFPEVACTVWSTIFMTSKLTSGETFLIHGGSSGIGTFAIQMAKCLGVKVFITAGSEEKLAACKELGADVCINYKTEDFVTRIKEETGGKGVDVILDNIGGPYFQRNLDSLNVDGRLFIIGFMGGTVTQVNLGCLLARRLTVQAAGLRSRSAKNKAQIVREVEKNVWPAIAVGKVKPVVYKYFPLAEAAEAHQLMESSKHIGKILLTV from the exons ATGAAGGCTGTGGCAATCACAAGCCCCGGTGGTCCAGAGGTGTTGAAGGTACAACAAGTGGAAGACCCACAAATCAAAGATGATGAAGTCTTGATTAAAATATCAGCTACTGCCCTTAATAGAGCTGACACCCTTCAACGCCAAGGTAAATACCCACCCCCTAAAGGCGACAGTGAATACCCAGGTCTTGAATGTTCTGGAACTGTTGAAGCAGTCGGCAAGGACGTTACTCGATGGAAAATTGGTGACCAG GTATGTGCTCTCATTGGTGGAGGAGGTTATGCGGAGAAAGTAGCTGTTCCTACTGGACAAGTTCTTCCTATTCCATCAGGTGTTTCTTTACAAGATGCAGCTAGCTTTCCTGAAGTGGCTTGCACTGTTTGGTCAACCATTTTCATGACGAGCAAGCTTACCTCGGGTGAAACGTTTCTG ATACATGGGGGCTCTAGTGGAATTGGTACCTTTGCCATTCAAATGGCTAAGTGCCTTGGGGTCAAAGTTTTCATCACAGCAG GAAGTGAGGAAAAACTTGCTGCATGCAAAGAACTCGGGGCTGATGTTTGCATCAATTACAAGACTGAAGACTTTGTTACACGCATCAAGGAAGAAACAGGAGGGAAAG GTGTTGATGTCATTCTAGATAATATAGGAGGTCCATACTTCCAACGAAACCTTGACAGCCTCAATGTTGATGGTAGGCTCTTCATTATTGGTTTTATGGGAGGAACAGTGACACAAGTAAATCTTGGCTGTTTGTTAGCAAGACGCCTGACTGTGCAGG CTGCTGGCTTGCGTAGTAGAAGCGCAAAAAACAAAGCTCAAATTGTGAGAGAAGTGGAAAAGAATGTTTGGCCTGCAATTGCAGTAGGCAAGGTGAAACCGGTGGTGTACAAGTACTTCCCCTTAGCAGAAGCTGCCGAGGCTCACCAGTTGATGGAAAGCAGCAAGCACATTGGAAAGATTCTGCTTACTGTTTAA